Proteins encoded by one window of Companilactobacillus ginsenosidimutans:
- a CDS encoding peptide ABC transporter substrate-binding protein: protein MKKKKYLLALIPLFGIVLMLSGCGSATEKDSKTTLSISSSDVIASMDSSINTDVIGGQGLTNTMDGLYRFDGKKLKPAVANSMVEPTNDGKTYTYKLRHTKWSNGKPVTAGDFVYAWRRTVDPKTASQYAYIFSGVKNADDISAGKKPVNSLGVKALDKYTLQVQLSDPIPYFNQLMANATFFPQYKPAVEKAGKQYGLNSAGMVFNGPFKLVNWHVSDNSWTQVKNNKFWDAKSVKLKKVQYYVYKDPNTGLNLYDSNRINRLEKIGGDTARQVSGYKTFSKDKFASTFYIEMNRKKDPFFNNENIRRAISLSFNRTQLNKNVLGNTAGFTSTLIPSGMSYNPKTGVDFTKDPAIKPLASYSDYNQKLATKLWKKGLKETGQKNLSFTLLGDDTDTAKKQNEYIQGQMEKNLPGLKLTLNNVPFKSRLTKSTDGDFDMVVTAWNADYPDPYSFLQLFETGNAQNNGKYSNKKFDEYVKKSATVDANNKDARWNDLVQATKILTEDQGVVMLYQYYQANLTRPNVKNYRVSPNGMYNLVTAYKN, encoded by the coding sequence ATGAAAAAGAAGAAGTATCTGTTAGCGCTGATACCACTATTCGGTATCGTCCTAATGTTATCCGGATGCGGTTCTGCCACTGAAAAGGACAGTAAAACTACCTTGTCAATCAGTTCATCTGACGTCATCGCCTCGATGGATTCGTCAATCAATACCGATGTTATTGGTGGACAAGGTTTAACTAATACAATGGATGGTTTATACCGTTTCGATGGTAAAAAATTAAAACCAGCCGTCGCCAATAGTATGGTTGAGCCAACTAACGATGGTAAAACTTATACTTACAAATTACGTCATACTAAGTGGTCAAACGGCAAACCCGTTACCGCTGGGGATTTCGTTTATGCATGGCGAAGAACAGTTGATCCAAAGACAGCATCTCAATATGCCTATATTTTCTCAGGTGTAAAGAACGCCGACGACATTAGTGCTGGTAAAAAGCCAGTCAATTCACTTGGGGTGAAAGCATTAGACAAATATACTCTCCAAGTTCAACTTTCTGACCCAATTCCTTACTTTAACCAACTGATGGCCAATGCTACTTTCTTTCCACAGTACAAACCTGCAGTTGAAAAAGCTGGCAAACAATATGGACTAAACAGTGCTGGTATGGTCTTTAATGGACCTTTCAAGCTAGTTAACTGGCACGTTTCAGATAATAGTTGGACTCAAGTTAAAAACAACAAGTTCTGGGACGCTAAAAGCGTTAAGTTGAAGAAAGTTCAATACTACGTATACAAGGATCCAAACACTGGACTCAATTTGTATGATTCAAATCGTATCAATCGTCTAGAAAAAATTGGTGGTGACACTGCTCGCCAAGTTTCCGGATATAAAACTTTCTCAAAAGATAAATTTGCTTCTACTTTCTATATTGAAATGAACCGTAAGAAAGATCCTTTCTTTAATAATGAAAATATTAGACGTGCTATTAGTCTTTCATTTAACCGTACACAATTAAACAAGAATGTTCTTGGTAACACTGCTGGATTTACTTCAACACTAATTCCATCAGGAATGTCTTACAATCCAAAGACTGGTGTCGACTTTACTAAAGACCCTGCCATCAAACCACTTGCTTCATACAGTGATTACAACCAAAAGCTTGCTACAAAGCTTTGGAAGAAGGGTCTCAAAGAAACCGGTCAAAAGAACTTATCATTCACACTTCTTGGTGATGATACTGATACAGCTAAGAAACAAAATGAATATATCCAAGGTCAAATGGAGAAAAACTTACCTGGTTTGAAATTGACATTAAATAACGTTCCTTTCAAATCACGTTTAACTAAATCTACAGATGGTGACTTCGACATGGTTGTTACAGCCTGGAATGCCGATTATCCAGATCCATATTCATTCTTACAATTATTCGAGACTGGGAATGCTCAAAATAACGGTAAATATTCTAACAAGAAATTTGACGAATACGTTAAGAAGAGTGCCACAGTCGATGCCAACAATAAAGACGCTCGTTGGAATGACCTAGTTCAAGCAACTAAGATTTTAACTGAGGACCAAGGTGTCGTTATGTTGTATCAATACTATCAAGCTAACTTAACACGTCCAAACGTTAAGAATTATCGTGTATCACCAAACGGAATGTATAACTTAGTTACGGCTTACAAAAATTAA
- the opp3b gene encoding oligopeptide ABC transporter permease, with product MAKYILKRILYLFLTLFIIASVTFFLMKLLPGTPFTNQNRLSPGQLKIVKAQYGLDQPVFIQYLRYMGGLFQGNLGTSYQFNNEPVTQLIGQRLAPSMQIGAQAMILGTVLGILLGAVAAIRKNTWVDTLATFISILGLSIPSFVLAVLLQFYLAFKWHIYPVALWDNFQSSVLPTLALAALPLGNVARFMRTEMVDVMSSDYIELAKSKGNSNWQVVTKHALRNSLIPVVTIIGPMAVSVMTGSMVVENIFSIPGIGEQFVKSITTNDYPTIMGLTIFYSFLLILVILIVDILYGFIDPRIRLGNGGKE from the coding sequence ATGGCTAAATATATTCTCAAAAGAATTCTTTACTTGTTCCTGACCCTTTTCATTATTGCTTCCGTCACCTTCTTCTTGATGAAACTATTACCTGGTACACCGTTCACTAACCAGAATCGTCTTTCACCAGGTCAGTTGAAGATCGTTAAAGCGCAATATGGATTGGATCAACCTGTTTTCATTCAATACCTTCGTTACATGGGTGGACTATTCCAAGGAAACTTGGGAACTTCATACCAATTTAACAACGAACCTGTTACACAATTAATCGGTCAAAGACTTGCTCCATCAATGCAAATTGGTGCTCAAGCTATGATTCTTGGTACAGTTTTAGGTATCCTTCTAGGTGCCGTTGCTGCTATCAGAAAAAACACTTGGGTTGATACATTAGCAACTTTCATTTCAATTTTAGGATTATCAATCCCTTCATTCGTGTTGGCTGTTTTGCTTCAATTCTATCTAGCTTTCAAATGGCACATTTATCCAGTTGCTCTTTGGGATAACTTCCAATCAAGTGTCTTGCCAACATTAGCTTTGGCAGCTCTACCACTTGGTAATGTTGCTCGTTTCATGCGTACCGAAATGGTTGATGTTATGAGTAGTGATTACATTGAATTAGCAAAATCCAAAGGTAATTCAAATTGGCAAGTTGTTACAAAACACGCTTTGCGTAACTCATTGATTCCAGTTGTAACTATCATCGGACCAATGGCCGTATCAGTTATGACCGGTTCAATGGTTGTTGAAAATATCTTCTCAATTCCTGGTATCGGGGAACAATTCGTCAAATCAATCACAACTAACGATTACCCAACAATCATGGGACTAACAATCTTCTATTCATTCCTTTTGATCTTAGTAATCTTGATTGTCGATATTTTATACGGATTCATTGATCCAAGAATTAGATTAGGAAATGGGGGTAAAGAATAA
- a CDS encoding ABC transporter permease, producing MEQVPKIAKDKFKLLKKDDHADQEKLGTPSLTYLQDVRRRLFSNKVATTCLILLGIIVLISIFAPVVAPQNPNEQKVEYSNLPPKIGNLNIPGFNGMQDMGGKKVDAYKEVGAPKGTFFILGTDYLGRDLLSRIIYGTRLSLIVAVLATLVDLIIGIPYGIISGWKGGRTDIILQRIVEIISSIPNLIVVILMMIILKPGLTSIVIAIALTGWVTMARLIRAQTFQLKEQEYVLAARTLGESSTKIATKHLIPNLSSTIIIQTMFTIPNAIFFEAFLSFIGIGIPAPNASLGTLLSDGQKAFRFLPYQMWAPAIILSIIMIATNLLGDGLRDAFDPQSSN from the coding sequence ATGGAACAAGTTCCAAAAATCGCCAAAGATAAATTTAAACTACTTAAAAAAGACGATCATGCAGATCAAGAAAAACTTGGAACACCTTCACTGACTTACCTTCAAGATGTTCGTCGTCGACTATTCTCAAACAAAGTAGCAACAACATGTTTAATTTTGTTGGGAATCATCGTCTTGATTTCAATTTTCGCACCAGTTGTCGCACCACAAAATCCTAATGAACAAAAAGTTGAGTACTCAAACTTGCCACCTAAGATTGGTAATTTGAATATTCCCGGATTCAACGGTATGCAAGACATGGGCGGCAAAAAAGTTGACGCCTATAAAGAAGTTGGCGCACCTAAAGGTACTTTCTTCATCCTAGGTACTGATTACTTAGGTCGTGACCTACTTTCAAGAATTATTTATGGAACTCGTCTTTCACTTATCGTTGCCGTTCTAGCAACTCTAGTTGACTTGATAATCGGTATTCCATACGGGATTATCTCCGGTTGGAAAGGTGGAAGGACTGATATTATTCTTCAGCGTATCGTTGAAATCATTTCTTCAATCCCTAACCTAATCGTAGTTATTTTAATGATGATCATTTTAAAACCTGGTCTAACATCAATTGTTATTGCGATTGCCTTGACCGGATGGGTCACGATGGCCAGATTGATCCGTGCTCAGACGTTCCAGTTGAAAGAACAAGAATATGTTCTCGCAGCTAGAACGTTGGGTGAATCATCCACAAAGATTGCTACAAAACATTTGATTCCAAACTTATCTTCAACAATTATTATTCAAACAATGTTCACTATTCCCAATGCCATTTTCTTCGAAGCTTTCCTAAGTTTCATCGGTATTGGTATCCCCGCTCCAAACGCCTCACTTGGTACTTTGCTATCTGATGGTCAAAAAGCCTTCAGATTCCTACCATATCAAATGTGGGCACCCGCAATAATTTTATCAATCATCATGATTGCTACTAACCTTCTAGGTGACGGACTTCGTGATGCCTTTGATCCACAATCATCTAACTAA
- a CDS encoding ABC transporter ATP-binding protein, producing the protein MEKILDVKNLHVDFSTYNGTVKAIRGVDFHLNDGETLAIVGESGSGKSVTVRSVLQLLASNAKISQGEILYHGEDLLKKSEKEMDNLRGNKISMIFQDPMTSLDPTMTIGKQVAEPLLIHNEMSKADAMKRAEEVLRLVGIPNPKARMKDYPHQFSGGQRQRIVIAIAIVDYPEILIADEPTTALDVTVQAQIIDLLRELQLKIGTSIIFITHDLGVVAGIADRVAVMYAGKFVEYGSVDEVFYDPQHPYTWGLLDSMPTLDTSTQNRLNSIPGTPPNLLHPPVGDAFAPRNAYAMEIDTEEQPPFFKVSKTHYAATWLLHPDAPKVTPPESIQKRFEKYQSMIGGDVK; encoded by the coding sequence TTGGAAAAAATACTAGACGTAAAAAACTTACATGTAGACTTTTCAACCTATAACGGTACAGTCAAAGCTATTCGTGGCGTTGATTTTCATCTAAATGACGGTGAGACTCTTGCTATTGTTGGTGAGTCCGGATCAGGTAAATCAGTTACAGTTCGTTCAGTTTTACAATTATTAGCTTCAAACGCCAAGATTAGCCAAGGAGAAATTCTCTATCACGGCGAGGACCTATTAAAAAAGTCTGAAAAGGAAATGGACAACCTTCGTGGAAATAAAATTTCGATGATATTCCAAGACCCTATGACTTCTCTAGATCCAACAATGACAATTGGTAAGCAAGTTGCAGAACCACTTTTGATTCACAATGAAATGTCAAAAGCCGACGCAATGAAACGTGCCGAAGAAGTTTTGAGATTAGTTGGTATTCCTAATCCTAAAGCTAGAATGAAAGACTACCCTCACCAATTTTCAGGTGGTCAACGTCAGAGAATTGTTATCGCAATCGCTATCGTTGATTATCCAGAAATTTTAATTGCTGATGAACCAACCACAGCGCTTGATGTTACTGTTCAAGCTCAAATCATCGACTTGTTGCGTGAGCTTCAATTAAAAATTGGTACATCCATCATCTTTATCACCCATGACCTTGGTGTTGTGGCTGGTATTGCTGACCGTGTAGCAGTTATGTATGCTGGTAAGTTTGTTGAATACGGAAGTGTTGACGAAGTCTTCTACGATCCACAACATCCCTATACTTGGGGACTTTTGGATTCAATGCCTACCCTCGACACAAGTACACAAAATCGTTTGAACTCAATTCCCGGAACACCACCTAACTTATTGCATCCACCAGTTGGTGACGCATTTGCACCTAGAAATGCCTATGCCATGGAAATTGACACTGAAGAGCAACCACCATTCTTCAAAGTTTCAAAAACGCATTATGCTGCAACTTGGTTGTTGCACCCTGATGCACCAAAAGTTACACCACCTGAATCAATCCAAAAGCGTTTTGAAAAATATCAATCAATGATTGGAGGAGACGTTAAATAA
- a CDS encoding ABC transporter ATP-binding protein: protein MADEREPIVQVRNLKQYFNIGKPNEVKAVDDVSFDIYKGETFGLVGESGSGKSTTGRSIIRLYNPTSGEILFKGKDISKIKNHSSQMKDFRRDMQMIFQDPYASLNPRMKVKDIIAEGLDIHGIAKNDDERTQRVEELLDMVHLNPEHMTRYPYEFSGGQRQRIGIARALAVDPEFIIADEPISALDVSIQAQVVNLMQDIQKERGLTYMFIAHDLSMVKYISDRIAVMYSGKIVELADSDEIYNHPLHAYTQSLLSAIPVPDPEIEKTRRRIDFDHSKHFNDAQHFQEVLPGHWLYCDDATAASYKNN, encoded by the coding sequence ATGGCTGATGAAAGAGAACCTATCGTTCAAGTTAGAAACCTCAAACAATATTTCAACATCGGTAAACCTAATGAAGTTAAAGCTGTCGATGACGTCTCCTTTGATATTTATAAAGGCGAAACCTTTGGTCTAGTTGGTGAATCCGGTTCTGGTAAGAGTACAACTGGACGTAGTATTATCCGCTTGTACAACCCAACTAGTGGAGAAATTTTGTTCAAAGGTAAAGATATTAGCAAGATCAAAAATCACAGCAGCCAGATGAAAGATTTCCGCCGCGACATGCAAATGATTTTCCAAGACCCTTACGCATCTTTGAACCCTAGAATGAAAGTTAAAGACATTATCGCTGAAGGTTTGGACATTCACGGTATTGCTAAAAATGATGATGAGAGAACACAAAGAGTTGAAGAGTTACTCGACATGGTTCATTTGAATCCTGAACATATGACTAGATACCCTTATGAGTTTTCTGGTGGTCAGCGTCAAAGAATTGGTATCGCCAGAGCTTTAGCTGTTGATCCCGAGTTCATCATCGCTGATGAACCAATCTCAGCACTTGATGTGTCTATCCAAGCTCAAGTTGTTAACTTGATGCAAGATATCCAAAAGGAACGCGGTTTGACTTATATGTTTATCGCCCATGATTTGTCGATGGTTAAATATATTAGTGACCGTATTGCTGTTATGTACAGCGGCAAAATCGTTGAGTTGGCTGACTCGGATGAGATTTACAACCATCCACTTCACGCTTACACTCAGAGTCTTTTATCGGCTATTCCTGTTCCTGATCCTGAGATCGAAAAGACTCGTCGTCGTATCGATTTTGATCATTCTAAGCATTTCAATGATGCTCAGCATTTCCAAGAGGTTCTGCCTGGGCATTGGTTGTATTGTGACGATGCTACTGCAGCATCGTATAAGAACAACTAA
- the thiW gene encoding energy coupling factor transporter S component ThiW, giving the protein MVNSSKTQKLTILAMMIALDVVLSPIFRIEGMAPMSSVINVTGAVLMGPSYVSVMALVCAVIRMTMMGIPPLALTGAFFGALLAGLGYRYTHKIWGAMLGEIIGTGLIGSLTSFPVMVWFTGNSNGMYWFLYTPRFFGGAISGSIIAFIVLYKLKDTRPFLRAQSLFQGVIKNGKLQPK; this is encoded by the coding sequence ATGGTTAATTCTTCAAAGACTCAAAAGCTTACTATCCTAGCGATGATGATTGCTTTGGATGTTGTTCTTTCCCCTATTTTCCGAATTGAGGGTATGGCTCCTATGTCTAGTGTGATCAATGTCACTGGAGCTGTTTTGATGGGTCCATCTTATGTTTCCGTTATGGCTTTAGTCTGTGCTGTTATTCGGATGACTATGATGGGGATTCCACCTCTCGCTTTGACTGGTGCTTTCTTTGGCGCACTGTTAGCTGGTCTTGGTTATCGTTATACTCATAAGATCTGGGGTGCTATGTTGGGCGAAATTATTGGGACTGGTTTAATTGGATCTCTCACCTCTTTCCCGGTTATGGTTTGGTTTACTGGTAATAGCAATGGTATGTATTGGTTCTTATATACTCCTAGATTCTTTGGTGGAGCTATTTCTGGATCAATTATTGCCTTTATCGTTTTGTACAAGTTAAAGGACACTCGTCCCTTTTTGCGAGCTCAATCTTTATTCCAAGGAGTAATAAAGAATGGAAAATTACAGCCAAAATGA
- a CDS encoding hydroxyethylthiazole kinase: MENYSQNDSISKLVKCKFPLSHSPLVHCITNEITIESVANALLYINAKPVMVADIREFPELFEQIDSLFLNLGHISPEREIALLEAGKMASSMRIPFVIDLVGIVISKIRFDLSKELLDFKPTIVKGNISEMRTFCGLSSHGRGVDSASSDQSSNSVDELMNAMFEKAQNHPETTFIATGATDLIVSKNSRLELKNGVPELDRFTGTGDIVGALMTALVEHEHDGLVAGVAAISYLNICAENAIESTEGLADFRQETLNQLSLLINNEYWYESIRGALHA; this comes from the coding sequence ATGGAAAATTACAGCCAAAATGATTCGATATCTAAACTTGTTAAATGCAAGTTTCCACTTAGTCATAGTCCATTAGTACACTGCATCACTAATGAAATCACAATTGAATCTGTTGCTAACGCTCTGTTGTATATTAATGCAAAACCTGTGATGGTAGCTGATATCAGAGAATTTCCTGAACTTTTTGAACAAATCGATAGCCTGTTTTTGAATCTAGGACACATTTCTCCTGAACGAGAAATTGCTTTATTGGAAGCCGGCAAAATGGCGTCTTCAATGAGAATTCCATTTGTCATTGATTTGGTTGGAATTGTTATTTCTAAAATTCGTTTTGATTTGTCAAAGGAACTATTGGATTTCAAACCAACAATTGTCAAAGGTAATATCTCCGAAATGCGAACTTTTTGCGGATTATCAAGTCACGGTCGTGGTGTTGATAGTGCTTCGTCTGATCAATCTTCGAATTCTGTCGATGAATTAATGAATGCAATGTTTGAAAAAGCTCAAAATCATCCCGAGACCACCTTTATTGCCACAGGAGCTACCGACTTGATTGTTTCCAAAAACTCCCGGTTAGAGCTTAAAAATGGCGTTCCCGAACTAGACAGATTTACTGGCACTGGTGATATTGTTGGTGCATTAATGACTGCGTTAGTTGAACATGAGCACGATGGATTAGTTGCTGGTGTTGCCGCGATTAGTTATTTGAACATTTGTGCTGAGAATGCCATAGAAAGTACTGAAGGCCTGGCTGATTTTCGTCAAGAAACACTTAATCAACTGTCCTTACTGATAAATAATGAATACTGGTATGAATCAATTCGAGGTGCTCTACATGCTTGA
- the thiE gene encoding thiamine phosphate synthase: MLDMSLYLVTARYAYSDEKFFSIIDEACRSGVTIVQLREKDVTTRRLFDLAIKVKQITDRYHVQLIIDDRIDICLAVEASGVHIGDDEMPIDISRKLLGPDKILGVSAKTVERAKYAEQFGADYLGTGAIFPTETKVITKHTDIRTLDEITKSVDIPVVAIGGINTSNVGSFSNIPIAGVAVVSEIMKSKNVSQTVSELKTTINK, translated from the coding sequence ATGCTTGATATGAGTTTGTATTTAGTGACAGCTAGATACGCTTATTCTGATGAAAAATTTTTCTCAATAATCGACGAAGCTTGTCGTTCTGGTGTTACCATCGTCCAATTGCGAGAGAAGGATGTTACAACAAGAAGGCTATTTGATCTGGCTATCAAAGTTAAACAAATTACTGACAGATATCATGTTCAGTTAATCATCGATGATCGAATTGATATTTGTTTAGCGGTCGAAGCATCTGGTGTTCATATCGGTGACGATGAAATGCCGATTGATATATCACGAAAATTACTTGGACCGGACAAAATTCTCGGTGTTTCGGCTAAAACAGTTGAACGTGCAAAATATGCAGAGCAATTTGGTGCCGATTATCTTGGAACGGGTGCTATCTTTCCCACCGAGACAAAGGTTATTACTAAACACACTGACATTAGGACTCTGGATGAAATCACAAAATCGGTCGACATCCCTGTTGTGGCCATTGGCGGAATCAATACTTCAAATGTTGGATCATTCAGCAATATTCCTATCGCTGGAGTTGCTGTTGTTAGTGAAATTATGAAATCTAAAAATGTTTCTCAGACGGTATCTGAATTAAAAACTACGATTAACAAGTAA